The genomic stretch TTCAAGCCCTTCTTCATCACATCAGATTCTCCATTTGGAGTTTTCAAACCCTTCTTCATTACACCAGATCCCACATTTGGAGTTTTCAAATCCTTATTCATCACACTAGATTCTACCTTTGGAGATTTCAAACCCTTCTTCACCACAATAGATTCTACCTTTGGACTTTTCAAGTCCGTCATGCAGCCTTCAGAGGAACCCTCCCTCTCTTCTATGCACGCTGTAGATGTAGGGTCACCATCTCTACTACTATGACCACCTTTTATAAGAGTCCTTCTAGctctccttcctctttgcttTCTAGAACCCCAAAGCAAGCTATCTTTGGGGCAGACCTTCTCAACTTGGGCCTGGGGATATGGCTCATCTGGTGATGGATTATTAGCTTGAATTGAATCAGTATCACACCGCTGCACTTGCTGAGATTTCTGACTGTTGCTTGCTTCCTCTGTGAAACTAGCTGCTGATGATCTGTCTCTGGATGCTTCTTTACCTGAGGAAGTATCTGCTATATTTTCGGAGTGCGAACATGATTCAGTATGACTGGTGCGGCATTCAGAACTCCCGTCACCATGTTTGCTATTGCTGAGGCTTTCAATCACAGATTGGAGGGATCTGGAAGGGTAAAAGAAGATCATACTTTACCAAAACGTAGAGAAAATCCAGAAAGTTGGCAAAGTATCAAACAATGAATTGCTCGGATGAAAAACAATAAATACAGATAGTATCCGGGAGAGTCGACCATATAAGAACAAAATATCAACAACTTAAGTGAAATGCAAAAATGCTCAGATAAGAGTGAACAAATTGGCACTAACCCAATAGAATTTTCTGACTTCTCCAATTCCCTTTTCAGTTCAGCAACTCTCTGCTTGCGAAGCTCTTCAAACCAAGCACTGTATTGAAGCAAATACAATGATCAGAACTCAGATGAATATAAGATACTTCACAACATACAATTATCTATATTCAACTGCAGCCATCTGAAAGGCACTTCAACGTCCTACATTTTCACATACGtaacttattaattattatttaTGGGATTGTGAATACAATCTTCAAACTGAGATTGTTGATGAAGTGGTCCAAGTTttaaagttttttttccctctttgtCCGCTTGTATTTTATCCCCTATCCAGCCTAAATCAGCTCACTGCTGGAAGTAGCAAAATGCCAACTTAAAAACCTGAAATCACCAACCCGCAAATAGAAAGAAGTGCAAGCATTTCTAATGGCTGAGTGCAGCCTTCAGAAATGCTGATTAGCAACTAATATTTAATATGATCAAATGCAGCATGCAGTGAGCATCTTATCTTTTGGTAAAACAGCAAAGATTCTTTTCAACTATCGTGCGCTATATGATGAATATGTTCAGAGATTCATGAAGTTCTTATTCAGCTGATCAGCTCCCGCACCATCATAGGCAAAACGAGCTTAAAATTCATCTGATTTCAACTTCTTGAAATACATAATGATATGCAGTTGTTGTTCTACAACGCGCAAATTCAACTTGCAAGGTCATGTAGTGGATAAGCAGGTATGGAATATGAATATCACAGATCAGGCGTACACTTACTTGCATGGGGAGTAGCGTGACTGTATCTCTGCAAATTTTGCTTCACATTCCTGGAAATATAAACAATTGTAAGCAAAGAACTGGTACGCAGCTCTAGTATAAACGACTCAATCAATCTGCCATAACTTAACAGCTCAAATGTAATGTAATCAGACACAGCGTGATGCGTAAAAATAGTTACACAAAGAGCACACATCATTAGGTTCAAGGTTCCCCTACATCTGCATTGCTAGAAAAAGTAGTAAGAAAAACATGCCCGGGAGATTATACAGCAGTAGCAGCAAAGCCTTTTATttccaagcaagttggggtaggctgcCGAGAAATTATCTTGTTTCTGAGAGAAGATTTTTTACCTAATAGAGTGATTTATGTGCCCCTCGTGTGCAAGTATGAAAAGTTATGTAAAGCATTTCAATGGCTATTATAACATCTGAGCAGCAATTTGAGCACAAACTGTGCAATGTGTGTCATCATTGCATTGCTAGTTACTGTGGCACACTTCATTAATGCCTACATCCTTGTCCTTGTGACTGGGCTCCCCTTTTTTAAACTCAAATCATGGCATGGCAAATCCTATCCAATCGAACAGCCCCTTAGCATCTATAAGGTCAGCGATGCATTTCTAGAATCACACAGCCCTAAAGACATTGCAAAATCAAGCATACCCACAGGTAGGGCCACGAAACCCTAGCCCCAATTTTCTCTCGAGACAGTTATTCCCGAGCCGGTGGGCCCAAGGGCCATGCCCTAATCCGTGTCCTAGTCGGACGCGAGCTGCAGACACACACGAGCTAGGGTTTGACAGGGTGCGGGGTGCGGACCTCGGGCGAGAAGGCGCACGGGGAGCGGGTCcggagctcgtcggcgacggcggcccaCGCGGCGCCCCCGTGGCGTAGCACGGCGCCGCCCAGCACCAGCTCCTCCCACGtcccccacccgccgccgcccccgcctcccaccgccaccaccaccatcgggTGCCGGCTCTGGTCGGCTTGATCGCGGGGGGTACGGGCGGTGGATAGCCAGTAGGAGTCGGAAAAGGGAGgtcaggaggagaggagaggtggaCGAGGTGTCGGGTCGTCGCGGTCTCGGGGCGGTGGTCTGGTTTCCCCTGTTCCGCCTGCTGTTTTTCGGGTCCGGCTCGCGTGGGGGCGGGGGCGATGGGTTTTGTGGGTTGCTATTTCTGGGTCCGTGCCGTGCTAATCtcggagccgcggaggcgcgGACCCACCCGGGCGGGAGAGCGTGCGCGAGGAGTGGTGGGGCCGCACGCCGCGCCACGGAACGCTTTTTTCACTCGCCGCTTCGCTTTTTCCCGTTGTGACCGCGCAGCGTGCATCGGAATTCGGAATCGGATGAGCCGACGGTGACCGAATTGGGTCCGTGTCGGAAAAGCACTGAACTGGGATACGAGGCGCAAACTTCGACACTGTCACATCAGGCTAATTAAGagaattaaatataaactaattataaaactaattgcagaattttgtgctaattcgcgagacgaatttattaagtctaattaattcatcattagcaaatggttattgtagcaccacattgtcaaatcatggactaattaggtttaatagaatCGTCTCGAGAATTACACTCcatcgtctcgcgaattacactccatctgtataattagttttgtaattagtctatgtttaatactcctaattagcatcaaacatccgatgtgacgatCTAACACCCCCTAAAGCCAAACAGACTATGAAATTCGGATTACAGATTCCGATTCCTACATTCGTTTTCCGTTAAATCTGACCACGAATTGGATTGGGAATTATTCAGCGGCATTTTCCAACGAAACGGAGCAAAAGATAAAGGCTTCTTGGAGTGGACTTCAAATTTAATCATACAGTGAATTTAACACGAGCAAACTCTAATATATTTGTTTCACTTCTCGTATTTACATATGGTCTACAGAACCACGCATGATCACATCAAGTGATCTGGAAACAGGCTTGGAGATTGTATTGTGCAGACTACAGAATTACAACAATAGCTTCGTCGAACTATAAATTGACCAGAGATTCAGAGGAGGAGCATGGCAATGGATAAAAGCACGGTGCATTCTTGCATCCTGCCACTGTATTCCATCGTTCTTGCCTCGGCCAGAATATCCTACTACTGCATCAATGATCAACGGAGGCGTCTTTGCAACATGGGGGAGAACTGAATCTGGCAAGAAGCTCCACATGACACTCCAAAATGAGGTGCATTCTTGCATTCACTTAGAAGCAGCGGCCTCCACATTTCCCCCCTCTACATGGAAGCCTTTGATGCATTGCTTACCATGCGAGTTAAGTCTTGGACAACTTCAGACATTGGTGGTCTAAATTCTGGTTCAtgctgcacaagaaggctcAAGTTAGTCGCACTGTCTATCTTGATGCAAAGAGATGTCAGATTTAAGATCAATTGCTTTACCTGAATGCAGCGGCTAATAATGTCAGCAAAACGCGACAATGCCTTTTCAGAACATTGTCCTTGAATGGAAGGATCGACCATCTTTGCTATGGCATCAATATCATAGAGCTGAGAAGTGGCCCATCGCACCAGATGCTGTTCAGCGCGTGGACGTGAGCTGCAATTCCATCCCATGTCAAATATTGTTGAATTGGCTGGATCAGATATCATCTTTAAGAAAAATAAACCTGCCAGACTGCCAGATGAGTGTGAAAAACGGATTTGTGTTGTTTATTTAAAATGTTACCTGTCATAAGGTTTACGCCCTGTTAGAAGTTCCAACATGACAACACCGAAGCTGTAAACATCACTTCGATCACTTACGGATCCAGATTCATGCACCTCAGGAGCTTCATAATGGAATAAGGTGCGGCCAGACAACTGACATACAAAGAAGCACAGGCTTTATGAAAGATGAAAATAATAGCATTCATTCCCTTGTCATGAAAACATTGGTTAGCCAGTATTCACTACTTTGAAAATAACTAGTGAACTTCTATGAAATCAATGTATCATAACCAAACTCAAAGAATAACATTGTCAATGCAACTTTAAATTACAGCATCAAAACATCAAGAAAACAAATAGCTCTATACCATTCGAAATGATTATAAAATGAAAGGAGAAAACCAGCATAACAGCAGATAAAGAAGCAATAAGCTAGAAAAACATAGCACAACAGCCCAAAAGTGTCATGGCATCATGCATGTTTAAAGCTGTGTCTAGCTTGACATTTGTTTTAACATATAATTTTGAGTTAGATATTTTTATGTGGCCAATACAAGCCTGTTTCCAGAGACTTAACTAGCATACACTAGACAGGTTGGGCACCCAGGTCATCAGGACTCGGATAACATAAACGACATCACCTGAAGTTTCAACTATCCTTATGAAAATCTAATACCAAAATATCATCATTACCAGTAGGAACTTAGAATATATCTGTAATGGTTGACTAAGCGATCACTGGAATCCCCAGTGTTTGAACAGAAAAGGTTGTACTCTTCATATTTGCTTTCTATAAAAGCAGGGAGAATCCTTTATCGAAAAAATATCATCATTAACATTAATTTACCTGAGATACTGATTTTGATGCTAATGATGCAAGGCCAGATTCAGAAATATGCACAACTAAGGTGCTGTTCAGAAGaacaacagatggttcaaaatTCTGATGTACAATTGGTGGTTGGCAACCATCATGAAGATGTCTGCAAAAAATGATATGAATAGCACTTTCAGACAAAACTCAAACAAAATAAGACGGAGCAAACTATTCTGCTTACTGTAATGCTTTTGCTGCCCCAACAGCAACTTGGAGGCGAGCATTCCATGATAATGGCTTGCTTGAGTCATCTAAATAATGGAGCTCATCATGTAGGGTCATCTTGCTACAGTGCTCGTAGACAAGTAATCGCTGCTCAAACTCCGCACAGTATCCAACAAGCCCAAGTATGTTAGGATGCCTGAGTTCAGAAATGCTGACAACTAGCTCAAGAAAGGCGTCCACTGGTACTTTTGAGTTAAAAGCATCTATCGCCAAAACTTCAAGTAGCTGCTTACAAAATGAGTTTCACAATTTCAGAACTGATGATTGTATCGTCAACATACATGAAAAAAGAATTTCATCAAATTTCACTGCACCATTTACCTCTCCATCAGGAAGCTCTGCCAGATATACCTTACCAAACCTGCTATCTCTTATGAAATTTTCCTCACTGAAACTATTGGTATATTGTTGAAGGGATGCAATGGAAAAGGACTTGACAGTACTTGTCAAGTCTACCTTTCCAACTGAAGGTACTCTTCCCTTTCTAGTGCGGACACTGGGATTGACGATGACCTTTTCTGTACGCAGTGCAACAGGTTGCATAGGATGCAGCTGTTCCTCAACAAGATTATCAGCCTTTTTCATATCAATTACATGCTCTTTTGGCTTCACTGTGACAACCCCAGGAGCAGCTGCCATGCATGCGTTCATATTAACTTTCATACATTCAAACTTGCAATACACTGAAATAATACTTCTGATTTCTGATACTATTGAATTTCAACTCATTTACCTGCCATCGATGAGTCTGACTTTTGCCCATCTCTCGCATCATAAACAACATTTGAAGCTGCTGCAAAACATTCTTTAAAATGTAAATGATCGAGGAAAATACAGACCCAGCTATGCAGTAAATCTTTCAAGTTTTCCTGTATTCAAACTTGCAAGGCAGTAAAAATGGTGATACTGGTATTCATTTTTCCTAGCTTTGAAGTCATTCACCTGATGTTGGCATTTTTAACCTATGCTCCTCCTTTGCGTCAGAAATAACATGGGAACCTGCTAATAAATTTTCAGATGTCAAAACTAAGGAGCAAGATCAGAGAGAAATCAAAGACGGATGATAGAATTTTGGGTGTCAAGTGACAGAAACGGAACCTTTCCCAAcattattctcgtgttttactgGTGACTCCTTGATTTCTGCCACTTCCTTGATTTTAGGCTCTCCAAGCTTCTGAGGCACCCTTCCTATCTTGCTTTTGGTATAAATGTCATCCCTTGACTTTCTTTCTTTGCACTTGGATAAACAGTACATGGCCATTAGCACAATAACTACTGCTGATACCACTCCTGTAAGGATATATCCAACTAATTTGATTGTAGATACAGTATGTTTTCCCGATCCTGGAGTACTTCCTCCTGGAACACTAGAAGAGGTTGAAGGTTCTTTTGTGGGGACATGCCTAGCTGGAGGCGAGACTGATGGTAATGGTGTTGGCGCCGCAGGAGGTTGTGCGGATGGGGCTATGCTGGTATTGAATGGGTTCCCATCCTTCCTGTGCAgtaaaataaattatatgagCATTGTGAACCCATAAAGAAACTAATTATATGAGCTTAGTCAAGGAGGATCTTGTAAGTTCTTACTTAAAGTTTGGCAAGTTGAGTAACTTCACAGGCACTGGACCAGAGAAAAGATTGTTTTCTATGTTCCTGTCGAATTAAATCAGTTGTGATAAGAAAACCAgaaatttcatttcattgaaagGCCAATTCAGATGCCCTTCGAGAAAAGATAAGACATAAAAACTATAATTGAATGAGCATACAAATCTTGGAAAGGTAGATCTTGCAACACATCAAGGGTTCCGGTTAGTTGATTGTTCTGAATATGCCTGTGATGGTTGTGGTATAAAATTAGGCAATTCACATTAGTTAAAACTTCATATCCCAAAAGATAGTGGAAAAGGCATCAATACTCACAGGCTAGTCAATGCTGTCAAATTTCCCATTGAAGGTGGCAGCGGACCGGTCAAGTTGTTAGAAGAAAAATCTCTAATCAAGAAAGTTGATTGACATTACTAACTCACTTCAAATTATCAGTTAGTGGTAGTATAGAATAACACTGTAAACCAAGTCAGTGTGTTCTCACAAATTTGCGAGTCCAGTGAGTGCTAAAAATACATCTGGTATATCTCCAGACAATTGGTTGTTATTGAGTGACCTGCAAATGAAAGAACGCAGGAGGGACAGTTTGAGAAACCATCATGGAAGTCTTAATTTTCTGAAGGCCTGTGAATTTCTATTGGCAATAATATACTTACATGCTTGTCAAAAGTGTAAGTGATGACAATGTACTTGGGAGGCTACCACTTAGCTGGTTAGCTGAAAGGAAACTGTGATTGACAGAAAGGGCTTAGTAAAAAAAATAGCCATGAAGGTGAATGGAAAAAGAGCAATGGAATGCTCGGACAAACGTACAATTTCTGCATTGTGACTGGTAGACCATCTGGTATGGTTCCGCCAATATTATTGTTGCTAAGATCCCTAAATGAGGTAGCAAATCAGGAAGTGTTAAGCACCAACTTGATAGAATATCACGAACTAAGAACCAGACAGACTGGCATCTCAAACTCTACACATAATCAGCTTACAAGGTGATTAATGATGTGAAATTCCCCAAAGTGTTACCCAGCTGTCCACCCAAACTTGCACCGCTGAGAATTctgcaagaaaaatatgctACATTGTTCAGATCACCAATTAAAGGGGGTCATTGAGTAGAAAAGTTGAAGGAAAAATACATGAGGACTGATCATACATGGAGGTAATATTTGAGGCCACGCATGAAACACCCTGCCAACCCTCATTGCAGGGGTCACCGCCATTTGTAGTCCAATTAGGCAGCTGTGGTGCTCCAAGCGCAGTGTACAAGCCATTTATCGCAAACACTGATAAACACAACAAAAGCACACGATATAAGgtaccaaaaaataaaatacgTGCATTATCCCGTTTGCTTTAAGTAAATTATTATATGATATAAAAAGATGCAAACAATCTAGTGTCCTGCATGAACTTATGAAACCAATATCATATTTACAGCGCACTTACGAATACTGTATTTAAGAAAATTGTAGCAAGTATCGAGGAGGATAATCTAGTGTCCTGCATGAACTTATGAAACCAATAATCATATTTACAGCGCACTTACGAATACTGAATTTAAGAAAATTGTAGCAAGTATCAAGGAGGATAATACAGACCGTCTTGCTCGTAAGTGTAGGGCTGACAGCACGGTAACGCGGAGAGTAGCAACAAGATGGCGGCCGAAGCAACCAGGGGCGGCGGGGACACCCGCAGCACGCGCGCCGGCTTGCTCATCGCCACGACCTTATCCCTTCAGCAATCCCCCAACGCGGGCATGAGCTGACGAGCGACCCCAGTGGATGAAGGTGGCAAACTCGGTCACGTTACTCTGCTCTTTGGAAACAATGATCAATAATGAGTCCCTGAGGATTCCAGCCTGGGGTCAAAAAAGGGAGGGAACAGTAAGAACACAGGGGACAAAGAAACGAGCGGCGCACGAGAAAGTAAACAATGCTGATGCCGGAAGATTCTTGCAACCGCGAAAACCGGCAAAAATTCCGCAAGAAACTCACAacattgggggggggggggggggggggggggggggggcgNNNNNNNNNNNNNNNNNNNNNNNNNNNNNNNNNNNNNNNNNNNNNNNNNNNNNNNNNNNNNNNNNNNNNNNNNNNNNNNNNNNNNNNNNNNNNNNNNNNNGCTGCCGGTGACTGCACACAAATTCGCTTACCATCCTCTTCCCGTGGAAGAGAGCACAGATGGGAAACCAAAACAGGGAAGAAAGGAGACGACGAAGAACCAGAACAGCCAGAGAGAAGAAAGGCAAAGAAGAAGCCCTGATACCTGCGGTAGGTTCCTGTCTCCACGGCAGCACTGCACTGCGCGCAACCAGCGAGTCCAATCTCTGCCGCAGGCCGCAGCCGCCGACGCCGCTTTACCGAGACGCTCGCCACCGAAAGCAAGCGACCACCAGCAGTCCAGCAGCCAGTGCGGTCCTCCTTTCCTCGGTCCGCGTTTAAAACTGCCCCGAGCTGAGCTCGGGAAAGCCTTGGCCGCTAAGGATTCGCGCTGCTCGGGTGGGAGAGTgttggagaggagaggagaaaggaGATGACGAGACAGGGACGGGGATAGATCTATCAATCCGCTCGTCGCAATCCGTCGCGGGCGCCGGAAAGGGGACAAAGCGGCCAGGCGAGGCGTGCGGTGCGGCGGGActgcgggggagggggggagcgTCTTGTGTTGATGAGTGCGCGGAGGCGCGGCGAGGCGAGCGGCCGGAACAGCTGGGGCAGGCAGGAAAAGGACAAAGCCCCACCAAGGCGAGCCGCTTTTGAATTCaccgctgctgccgctgccagcGCCAGTGGCCAGGGCTGGCCGCTGGGAATGAGCAGTGATGGCGACAGCGGTTGTACGGAGCAGCTCGTGGTTTTTTACTTTTTGATAAACAAAAGTCTTTGCTAGGAGAggaggatgtttttttttctctctcagtTCATGGTCGATTTGAGATCTGCCTTTGGTTCTAGCTGATCCATAGCGCACTGGGAGTTATATTTTGAAGGTATCACTTTATTTGATCAAAGTTTTTTGTGTTTCtgacttttttttaaagaaaggTTCTGACTTTCCAAGGAAAAATCATTACGAGAAAGAAAATGGTATAAGGGCTGTACTCGTTGAAGTCACCAAATAAGCATCGTGGGTACAATAATTCTATCAATTGATCATATTTTAAAGCTTTAGTTGAAAAATAGTTTCGAAAAATATTTCATATAAAATCTACAGCTGGATATGAAGAACGGGATTAATACTCACATAAATAATCATGAATACGATCGACTGTGGTACGCATATTAAATTAGAAACCACTTGTCTTGCTAGAAATAGCATCAAGATCTGATTTTTGTGGACAGTAAGATATGTATAAATGAATCCAGTTCACCGTGACCGTAAACGTTTCAACACGGTCAGATTTGTGTGCCATTTTACTCAGTACCAGTAAAGTGATGATAACTGATTTGAGTCAAATACAAAGCCGCAGACAAGAAATtaggaggaggagaaaacacTGCCAACCAAAATCGGTGTCTCTCGATCTGGCCCGGGCACCAGGAGATAGGCGTGTGGAAATCCTGGTTGAGGTAAGAATGATGGCCCGCTTTCGGTTTGCCTTTAGATTTTCTGGCAACGCTGATGGCGTTGGCACTGGCCACTGGCCAAATCGAATAATCGATGGGGTCACGGAATGATCCCACCCTCCCTCCTACCTCGTGATCCCTTTTTGTGTCCCGTCTTTCCAGCCGATCCCAGCGAAAATTCCCAATTCCAGATCCCGTCACACATCACCTCGCTCCGAGTCCGTTGCGGGCATCCATCTGCACGTCGGCATGGCATCGTATACGATACGATCGCGTCTCTCTCCGAGCACACGAGCGGACGAACGAACAGCCCGCGGAATTCCGTCAGCTTTGTTTTCCTCCGCGCCGTGCAGGAACGCAGGGTACGCAATTCCTACCGGCATTTTTTTTACAGAAAAatggaaggaggagaagaaaaaaaagggaaattcCTACCGGCGAGGAGCATGGTATTCCAATTTCCAACCAGCAATGCACTCGGCAAGATGCACGGCGGTATCCATGCCGGAGAGAAAAAAGGTGACGAAACTTTTCTTGAGCTTTTGGCGTGCTGTGGCTGTGCGCTGCACGCCACGGTGTCGTGTGATTGGCTATGATCGTCAGGTGGCGTGTTTGTCAAGTATTATAATCACGTTCGCATATTTTAGTCGTGTTCAGTGATGGTGGATTAGTGGATGGATACCCGTCGgctcccggttgtaacggctactAAACGGCCACGGCTGTCCTTTTTGAACAGTTAGTGCTGCAGGGGGCGCCCTAGTGCTGCAGGGGGCGCCCTAGTAGCCGTTGCAGCCGTCGCCGGTGGTGTCCAGTCCCGGTGATCCGCCTCGAGTCGAGCCCGCAGCCCCGCACTGACACGACAGGACGGCATGTCCCATTCCTAAAATCGGAACCCAATCAGAGGTAATTTTATTGCTGCGATCCCagattaaaaaaatgaatttATTACCGTCAACGAGGGGTGTACGTGACACGTGCGTCGCTAAGCCGATCGGTAATCAATCACGGCGGGTCATCTTGCTCTCGTCGTCCCCGCATCCCGGCAAAGTTTAATCGGGTTAATCAATCCAAGTTGCCCCTCTTGTGCGGGCGCGCGACAAGGCGGCGTAACGGCGCAAGCGAACAGTCGCAGCGAGGGATTTGGAACAGTGGGTGATTGGGGTTGGTGGAACAGTGGTCGGATTCCGCCTGTCGCCTCCGGCGtccagcagcggcggccgcaaTCCCGCCATAGATCTGGCTGGCGGCGGACTGGCCACCCGGGGCATCAACGGTGGTTACGGCCTAGTAGGTGCCTCGCGGGCCGCCGTGAGATTCGT from Setaria italica strain Yugu1 chromosome II, Setaria_italica_v2.0, whole genome shotgun sequence encodes the following:
- the LOC101764537 gene encoding protein STRUBBELIG-RECEPTOR FAMILY 3 isoform X3 — encoded protein: MSKPARVLRVSPPPLVASAAILLLLSALPCCQPYTYEQDVFAINGLYTALGAPQLPNWTTNGGDPCNEGWQGVSCVASNITSIILSGASLGGQLGNTLGNFTSLITLDLSNNNIGGTIPDGLPVTMQKFFLSANQLSGSLPSTLSSLTLLTSMSLNNNQLSGDIPDVFLALTGLANLDFSSNNLTGPLPPSMGNLTALTSLHIQNNQLTGTLDVLQDLPFQDLNIENNLFSGPVPVKLLNLPNFKKDGNPFNTSIAPSAQPPAAPTPLPSVSPPARHVPTKEPSTSSSVPGGSTPGSGKHTVSTIKLVGYILTGVVSAVVIVLMAMYCLSKCKERKSRDDIYTKSKIGRVPQKLGEPKIKEVAEIKESPVKHENNVGKAGSHVISDAKEEHRLKMPTSASNVVYDARDGQKSDSSMAAAPGVVTVKPKEHVIDMKKADNLVEEQLHPMQPVALRTEKVIVNPSVRTRKGRVPSVGKVDLTSTVKSFSIASLQQYTNSFSEENFIRDSRFGKVYLAELPDGELLEVLAIDAFNSKVPVDAFLELVVSISELRHPNILGLVGYCAEFEQRLLVYEHCSKMTLHDELHYLDDSSKPLSWNARLQVAVGAAKALQHLHDGCQPPIVHQNFEPSVVLLNSTLVVHISESGLASLASKSVSQLSGRTLFHYEAPEVHESGSVSDRSDVYSFGVVMLELLTGRKPYDSSRPRAEQHLVRWATSQLYDIDAIAKMVDPSIQGQCSEKALSRFADIISRCIQHEPEFRPPMSEVVQDLTRMVSNASKASM
- the LOC101764537 gene encoding protein STRUBBELIG-RECEPTOR FAMILY 3 isoform X4, which gives rise to MSKPARVLRVSPPPLVASAAILLLLSALPCCQPYTYEQDVFAINGLYTALGAPQLPNWTTNGGDPCNEGWQGVSCVASNITSIILSGASLGGQLGNTLGNFTSLITLDLSNNNIGGTIPDGLPVTMQKFFLSANQLSGSLPSTLSSLTLLTSMSLNNNQLSGDIPDVFLALTGLANLDFSSNNLTGPLPPSMGNLTALTSLHIQNNQLTGTLDVLQDLPFQDLNIENNLFSGPVPVKLLNLPNFKKDGNPFNTSIAPSAQPPAAPTPLPSVSPPARHVPTKEPSTSSSVPGGSTPGSGKHTVSTIKLVGYILTGVVSAVVIVLMAMYCLSKCKERKSRDDIYTKSKIGRVPQKLGEPKIKEVAEIKESPVKHENNVGKGSHVISDAKEEHRLKMPTSASNVVYDARDGQKSDSSMAAAPGVVTVKPKEHVIDMKKADNLVEEQLHPMQPVALRTEKVIVNPSVRTRKGRVPSVGKVDLTSTVKSFSIASLQQYTNSFSEENFIRDSRFGKVYLAELPDGELLEVLAIDAFNSKVPVDAFLELVVSISELRHPNILGLVGYCAEFEQRLLVYEHCSKMTLHDELHYLDDSSKPLSWNARLQVAVGAAKALQHLHDGCQPPIVHQNFEPSVVLLNSTLVVHISESGLASLASKSVSQLSGRTLFHYEAPEVHESGSVSDRSDVYSFGVVMLELLTGRKPYDSSRPRAEQHLVRWATSQLYDIDAIAKMVDPSIQGQCSEKALSRFADIISRCIQHEPEFRPPMSEVVQDLTRMVSNASKASM
- the LOC101764537 gene encoding protein STRUBBELIG-RECEPTOR FAMILY 3 isoform X2; this translates as MSKPARVLRVSPPPLVASAAILLLLSALPCCQPYTYEQDVFAINGLYTALGAPQLPNWTTNGGDPCNEGWQGVSCVASNITSIILSGASLGGQLGNTLGNFTSLITLDLSNNNIGGTIPDGLPVTMQKFFLSANQLSGSLPSTLSSLTLLTSMSLNNNQLSGDIPDVFLALTGLANLDFSSNNLTGPLPPSMGNLTALTSLHIQNNQLTGTLDVLQDLPFQDLNIENNLFSGPVPVKLLNLPNFKKDGNPFNTSIAPSAQPPAAPTPLPSVSPPARHVPTKEPSTSSSVPGGSTPGSGKHTVSTIKLVGYILTGVVSAVVIVLMAMYCLSKCKERKSRDDIYTKSKIGRVPQKLGEPKIKEVAEIKESPVKHENNVGKGSHVISDAKEEHRLKMPTSAASNVVYDARDGQKSDSSMAAAPGVVTVKPKEHVIDMKKADNLVEEQLHPMQPVALRTEKVIVNPSVRTRKGRVPSVGKVDLTSTVKSFSIASLQQYTNSFSEENFIRDSRFGKVYLAELPDGELLEVLAIDAFNSKVPVDAFLELVVSISELRHPNILGLVGYCAEFEQRLLVYEHCSKMTLHDELHYLDDSSKPLSWNARLQVAVGAAKALQHLHDGCQPPIVHQNFEPSVVLLNSTLVVHISESGLASLASKSVSQLSGRTLFHYEAPEVHESGSVSDRSDVYSFGVVMLELLTGRKPYDSSRPRAEQHLVRWATSQLYDIDAIAKMVDPSIQGQCSEKALSRFADIISRCIQHEPEFRPPMSEVVQDLTRMVSNASKASM
- the LOC101764537 gene encoding protein STRUBBELIG-RECEPTOR FAMILY 3 isoform X1 is translated as MSKPARVLRVSPPPLVASAAILLLLSALPCCQPYTYEQDVFAINGLYTALGAPQLPNWTTNGGDPCNEGWQGVSCVASNITSIILSGASLGGQLGNTLGNFTSLITLDLSNNNIGGTIPDGLPVTMQKFFLSANQLSGSLPSTLSSLTLLTSMSLNNNQLSGDIPDVFLALTGLANLDFSSNNLTGPLPPSMGNLTALTSLHIQNNQLTGTLDVLQDLPFQDLNIENNLFSGPVPVKLLNLPNFKKDGNPFNTSIAPSAQPPAAPTPLPSVSPPARHVPTKEPSTSSSVPGGSTPGSGKHTVSTIKLVGYILTGVVSAVVIVLMAMYCLSKCKERKSRDDIYTKSKIGRVPQKLGEPKIKEVAEIKESPVKHENNVGKAGSHVISDAKEEHRLKMPTSAASNVVYDARDGQKSDSSMAAAPGVVTVKPKEHVIDMKKADNLVEEQLHPMQPVALRTEKVIVNPSVRTRKGRVPSVGKVDLTSTVKSFSIASLQQYTNSFSEENFIRDSRFGKVYLAELPDGELLEVLAIDAFNSKVPVDAFLELVVSISELRHPNILGLVGYCAEFEQRLLVYEHCSKMTLHDELHYLDDSSKPLSWNARLQVAVGAAKALQHLHDGCQPPIVHQNFEPSVVLLNSTLVVHISESGLASLASKSVSQLSGRTLFHYEAPEVHESGSVSDRSDVYSFGVVMLELLTGRKPYDSSRPRAEQHLVRWATSQLYDIDAIAKMVDPSIQGQCSEKALSRFADIISRCIQHEPEFRPPMSEVVQDLTRMVSNASKASM